The DNA window tcggttggcgcggagcgtacaagaaaattttgggttttttcaaagccccagatggccggaaacggcacttcccgagtgttttatgctgcgaatacctagccctaaaatatgggtctcaagcctgcaatttctcagattgcacgtaaaaaagtctgtaaaaacattttaatttgtatattcgatggtgttttaagagagtagctattactcgcagtgtactcgcaaagatgttttgagtgtagtaagggcagtggcggagctaggggtattggtcagggggcaggaatggtctgtaggggccctttcgacactatctaagcggagcgccaccacaggttggcgcggagcgtacagaaaatttttgagtaaagatactccctagattgcaggaaatgacccttgttaatttgcagataaacggagaagaaataggtttcgtcgccattttgtcggaaaattacaccaacagaatatgacaaatgtcaataggtatatgagagcgcaataatatagtcaataatcgcgaataagtgaaaagcagtgaaaagctgaaaagggcgccagcagtccatttgagtccgtcagggggggggggcatccgcccccgactgtatatatggacgctccgccactacgtaaggggatgttggagaactggctgaaatgaggcaagtcattggcctaagacgaagttgtgttacgcttaccggtactcacactcactgcttccacttttcacggggcgtgaagacgcggttggggtgacaatgtggtctatagccaggggacgggctgagggtccccagcaattacttaaattattacacctataaagtatacgtgtgcatcggacagatcgacaagtatgcattgaaaaatgggcagatgcacgtttcggggccttggtaaatattgggggggcttatcatgcatttgccccctcaactttttcattggggggggctgagcccccccaagcccccccggttccgccgccactgctgatgtgtgtgtgggggggaaggggtactgatgtgtgtggggggagaggggaggggttaTATGAATGAGTTTCATCCCTTTATTGACTGACTGACTCAGATCAGTAATAGCATGATATATAGATTTGAAGATTTATGATCTTGCAGTTCTACATATGTTATTGCACCTAGCTTCAAGGAGTTACTGTACCAGGATGTGGGCGAATcgttttgaaaaacaaataaacaaatacacCTGTCCAGAGGTTTAATGACAAAGATACTGTAGAGTGTGCTGTTCAAAAGCCGAATGAGCGTGGGGAAATGGGtgctggtgtgtgtgtgtgggggggggggggtagtagtTCCATTGAGCTTTTAAGACTGGTCATGGCTCAATGAAATAATTGTCCTATTGTTGTCGTACAGTGTGCACTTAATAAGCCAACTAAGGCAAACTTTTGAAGGCTTTTTCACTTTTATGTTATAGTAGGAAGTCCCATTTCTCGTATgatatatatactttgaatcCAACGTTCTTTTTGACAAAAGTTACTTTTAGTGGAAATTCAGTATATTAGAAGagttttgttcttttctaaCTTCGATATGACACGATAAGGCAACTACGTTCGCCCCTCACATCATAATATTTACAGATAACAGAGAGATAACATACTAACTTTCATAATACTTTTATATTCTGTCTTGAAATTTCGTCTTTGTTGACATTTTTAAAGAGCCACAAATTTGTAATGATATTCTTACTCTGGTTGTATTTATAATACCCATTTTATATTCATGTTACAATTACATGTAATTTCAAGCACATGGTTTCAGAGATTAATTAAATTTGAGTTCCATAGTTCCTTACATAGACTTTTAAAAAACTTTCATTGCCatattatcatatattataacatatcttgtaaattaaataacattaaagTCAATATCGCAACATTATCGTTATTAATGATTCAAATTCACAATTGAAACTTTCAAATCGAATGAAATCGAATCATTGGCAGCTTTGAAGAAATAATATGAGAAACAATCAAAACAGAAACCCTGACTATAATATTGTTACTGAAAAAATATGCCTTCTCACGGGAGGTAGGTAGGATAAAGTGACTAGTGAAGAAgaatgaaggggaaaaaagcgGAAAAGCTTAAACAGGtcacaatttcatttttataatCTTCACTTTTGGAGGCTTAATGGCATCAGATGATTCACAGACCGTGAATGCAGTtcgaatttgaaaatttattttcatattgagGCGTGATTTTAAAGCAGTAGTTTGTTCGTTTGCTTTTCGCGAGTTCTTTTCGTAAATTTGTATCTCAGATGTCTTATTGGAGATCAAAACTTGAGAAATTGTAAGAATCCACGCACTTTTTATTTCTCCCACTCGCTGCATGAGTTAAGATAACTTAGGTAATGAAGTACCAACTGCTTGGAATAGATGAATATTTTGTTCATGAATTTTCATGAAAAGACAATACAATTCTGTGCGTAATACTTTCAATGTTATCTGTATATTCTTTATATGATTCTTCAACCCATTCATGTAACGTGAATAGTTAATACCGAAATATTAAAGTATTAGCTTACCAATTAACCAGGAGTATATAACATTACAACACATGTTAAACCATGAACGGTTACAACTATCAGCATATACTGTTGGAAACCAGTATTAACGGAAAGTACGTTACACAAAACTGAGCCCACCTACCCCCACCCACCTTACATCAGTAATTTACCTAAACATGTTAGAGAATCACATGGTAGTCAGTAGCAACCGAGGATCGTACGTTAGAAACACCTGTTTAGATATTATAACACATATAATGCAGTCTTAGAGGATTACTGTAGGTACAAACTTAATCTTGATATGTTGTGGACCGTTGGAAACAACTGCTTTCATTCCAGTTGGTATTGTTGAAGAAATATCCAGCAATTTCAGCCTCCGtaactttaaatttaataataaagattaacatatttttctatATTTAAATCAAATATTGTACTGATTGGATTTCTCTTTACCACAATTCAGATGTTCCTAGGGTAGAGAGTGGGTGGGTATTGAATTGTGATAATACAGTTGTTGGCTATCTATTTCAATTTCAAggcatttacatttacattacattcCTCAAGGAGGAGTTGATACAACCCAAAGTGAGATCAGAATGTTGAACTGAGTAAACTTCCCCTTCAATCATCCGGGATCAATATATTAAGGCATTGCTAATGGAACGCTGAGAAGATGAGATATGTCAGAGAAATACCAGCCCAAGATTTTACAGAAGGATTTGCATTTCTTAGAGCGCTGGTATTCACAGCTTTCTGGATCCAGAAACAACTTGCAGAGACTAGGATCCTCGACGTGTGGATAAGGCTTTCTGGAAAACAAAAGACACAAAAATAAGAAGAACAGAAAGATAGTTAAATTGATTTCAATCAATTACCCCAATGCATTTAATCCATTTTGACCTTCCACCGGCACTTGTCTTTAAAATAAGTCACCCAAGATAAAGCATTGGTACGAGAACCATACATTGTAAGCAACTTGAATCACTCTTTCATTTTTCTATTTGGTTTTCATTCATTGATTTATTTCCAGTAAGTAGAAAATTTGACAGAACTATAATAGAGACTAGTGTGTACATATGCAAGTGGTATTTACATGTTTACATGCTATTGTTATCTTATTGTACATTTATTGCTTGGAAAAGGAGAATACATAAGTGTAAATACTTATTAAATCGTTTTCCCTACCTATCTCTCAATATTTCTCAAGATATGACTATAAAGACGTTAAGAcaatgtaaacaacaaaatgagaACAATgggaaaagaaagaagacaTGAAAATAGGCAttaatacacatacatacacttCATTAGTTTTACAGTTACTTACTGAATGGATCTTAATTTGAATCCATCTGAGAttccaataaaaataaaaaaaaaaattgtacttttttttaaaatgaaCTATTGAGttacaatatttaatatcatCATCAAATGAATTCCAAAGTTTGACCTCTGAAGTAGaaattcaaatttgtttttttttcttgttcttacatatttttgttaaaattatttatatgttttgtATTACATCTACCATCTGATGCTAAAGAGAGTTTGGAAGGTGGCAATTACATGTGATAAGCTTTACTCATCCTGTGCTGAGCTGAATTATTTGAGAGAATCTTAACATTGTTAACTTAAAAAAAGTTCATGCGTATGAGTTTGAAAGTGTTCATTACATATCATACTTTGCTTTAAAATCAAAGGAGAAAGATTAGACTTGTATTTCCCCATACTTCAGCCCATATATTGCGATATGGAAGGAAAATTGCacagaataaaatataaagtgCGTCACTGTTTAAAACATGGCTCGCATTATGTAAAATTACGATACTTTTAGGATGTTTGTTTGATAAATTCTTAAAGTGTTCTTTCCAGTTCAGTTTATGATCCATAAGTACACCAATAAACTTCGTCACATAAATTGACTTCAATTAGTAACGTCCAGATCAATATTAAAACAGCGCTTGGAAAATAGCATGCAACTTGTTTTGCTAACATTGAGTAATAACTTGTTAATTGCGAACCATACATTAAGTTTTGAAGTTCATTGCTTATAATTCTAGAACTCGATGTCAATATGTGAGCAAAAAAATCATAGTCTTAAGTAATATTAGTAACTGGAAGATGTACTCACTCTCGGCAACAAGTGACTCCATGGTTGTCGttacaaaaacagaaaatacatcCAGGAGCACCTACGTAGTCCAGTATTGCACCCGGAATTGAACATACAAGTGTACCTGGCAAATGAACGAAGACGGTAAAGGAACATTAATAGTTGAAATTCTTCCATCTGTTAACAAATTTAACCCCTTCGATACTCCACCCGCCGCAACCTCTATCGtctgaaaatatattaaagcctaatttaattttaatcgtgaagtttaaattttgaaacaaaagacGTAAACGTATATTTGCGTTTCTGGCGACCAATCTTTCTTCCAATGGTTATAACGTCAACTCTCGTTGTGAATAGTTGAGCATAGAAAAATTTACCACTGGGCTCTCCACCCCTGCAATACTGATAGAGAATTAACTATCCATGCAtcctcttttttctttaaattatttaaagGTCATTATGAAATTAGGAAAAGTGAAACAAACTTTTTAAGTAATCAGGGTTGAACAAGACAAACAAACTACTATGTTTTCTGTTTAGTGCTTTGATATGTGCTTCTGGTTTCCTTATTTTAAAAGTAAAGAAGATGttttaaaacaacaaaatgcATGATCTACATGGAACAAATTTAAACTGCCATCTTACAGTTAATTAACCAATCAGATCCACTTCACAACAAATGAGCGtgaatagatatatatctagtatccttatatgtatatacttatatCCTTCCTTCTTAGATTACTTGACTTGCAGACTGTATACTGGTTACGCCAAGGTCGTATAACTGTACAGGTTATCAGCCCATTCTTTGTTCATAGCCTACCCATCGCGATGTAGagaagtgtgggggggggggggtcacttGAACGTTAAACATTATCTCTTGTAAGAAGGACGAAACTTCGAACACGCAATGTACATTCTACATATACTATAAACCAATTGTAAATAGACAGGTTTGAGGAGCCCTATATCGCTGTTAACAGACAAGAGTAGACCTTCACTGGACTATaagtaattaattttaattaatcaaAGGGGAGCCAATGTTACATTATTCATTGTTTCTGTTGTAATATGAATTAATAATTATCGAGACAATTTGAACCGAAAAAATTCGTTTTAAAACTCTGGCATACGATTGATAAACCGAGATAATCCCTAACCCTTTGATAATTAATAATACAACAGGAATACAATACAGATCTATGGTTTTGTAACTATATCCAAAATAATTGCCCAAAGTTTAGCATCGAAGCGGACCAGGATGGGagaacttatgaatatttattatatatatatatatatatatatatataaatatatatatatatctatatagatataaatatacatatatatacatatatatatatatatatatataaagatattatatttatttttaaatgaatatttacCGTCATTGAAGCATACGCCGTTGTCAGGTTTGTCGTTCGGATCTCTTTCTTCAACTGGTACCTTTTGGCTAAGCTCAGGCAAAACCATTCCAAAATCGTCATAAGGAGCTTCAGCCGAGGTCTCCGAGGAGTGCCCGGCTATTGCATTAGCTGGGTCTTTACCAGTAGCTGTTTGTTGCTTTGTTTCATTTACCGAATATTCCGATAAAGTAAAACCAAAAATCATTGCGAAAACAACGACGACTTTTGCTACAAACAGCTTCATGATATTTTATGTTGCGGTCTGTATTTCTACgtttttccacaaaaatgaTACGGAGTTAGGTGAATAGACCAAGTAGAAATGTCAAACAGATATGGTACTAGTGGACCGCACAATGCAGTTTAAATAAGTATAGGTAATCTACTATTTTTTTTGATAGCCACCTTGATAAAAGTTGAATGGACGTTTgattctatttttgttttatttccgCTTGGCCTCAAGTGTCATATTGGTTATTTTAAGTTTTAGTTAAAGTTCAATGAATATATTCGTCTGCCTTTTCAGTTTTACTGCTACCAGTTAAATGTAAACTCAGTTTACGAGTGGTTGTCACTTGACATTGACATTGTGGAACATCTGCACATTAGCAAACACTTTTACccaatttgaagaaataatttttGCTTTCTCTGTAAGTTTGCGCAATACTTCAgaatataacagaaaatatgGAAAAGCAAATAGGGTTTGCAAATTGAGCTTAAAGCTTTTGATGCCCATCGGCCTTTGAGCTAGCGAAGGTAAACTTACTTTGCAGAGACAAAAGTGTGCGATACCACTTATACCCTCAGAGGGACTCTCATACAACCGAATCATGAAACGTTGATAAACACCCAGGAACTCGTacgaaaccaaaaacaaataatgaatagtTTCAATATGCAATATAATTTAGGAGTATAATGAACTTAATTTTACCTCGAATGAATATTATATTCTTTCAAATGAATATGAATGGTGTATGTATAGTGTGTTGAATCTATAAAATGGACCGGGTATCAACTTCTTGCAGCCATTTGCGTAGCTATAGGGTGTAATGAGCCCCGGTTAAAGGGCGAGAACTGGAACTCTTCACTCTCACTTCATCTGCATTTGGCTATCTTGCTTGATTGGCTGTAGTGATCCGTTGGCACAACATGTTGGATACAGCCCTTGGGACATTAGAGGGCCCTGGTTAAATGAACGACCTGAACAGGCCATTCTCATGGTGTGATTATTTAAATACCGTAAGGTATCTGGAATTGTTTTAAGCATGTGAATAAATTGGATATTTCGAAACTATTTTGCCTTTTCGTTCACACTGTATGTCGAAAGTTCTGTACTTTTATATTCGTATATGTCTCGGAATTCATGACAAAGAgcttaaatattttttgaagaaaataagaCTTTTCACAGGGCCTAAGACTAATCGCAGGGCCTCAAATTAGTACATTGTAACAtgtaccataccataccataataataccaacaacaacaaaaaacgaaTTTCTAGCAATATTTTGAAGCAACAAAAACATCATTGTTATAAATCAATCAAAAACAAATAAGGGAAAGGacatataattatatagatTCTCAGTTTTATACTATCTCAACACGAAGTAAGGTAACATATGTTTAATCTCTTTCGTTGTACCGTAACGTTCGCGTCTCCTTTCCTTCCAAAATATATCCAGACACAATGCTAGGCCCATATAACTTGCTCAAAACATACCAAGATGACAACAATGCTGGGATAAACTGGGATGTCCTGAGCTTATTTGCTCCCACACTAACACTGTAATCCCAGCAGGGAAATGACTATGTAGggatttttatatttgtatttgtatatttatttgtttcatcacaatttacagtgtgacgggaagtctcctataaagcctgcaaggcttaacaaagtaggagattccccaaaaagaaaaaagagagaagaacttaagaatagaaagaaTAGGATTGCAACCAACTAGGGGTTGGCTAGAACAGTTGCTGGAGCACAATAATTGTAGTCTTGGAATCACTGGGCGGTTCGAATCTCGTTACAGGCAATAATTCCTTTGCTTTGTTTTAGTGTGTTTATAATATCGCAATCAGCCTGCTGTTGTTCAATCACTGAAGTAAACATATGTTCATGTGAGAAGTATTAGTATTAGGCAATTTTTGTTGATCGGAAAATATGCAAGAATGTGTATACCTTTATCTACTGATTAGGCGCCATGATTTCTGTAATTGGTAATCGGTAGGCTCATTAAACATTGAAGAGAAATTTACATCGTTGTCTATGTAATGTGAATAGCCAGAGATGAAAAAATTTAGACTAAAATAATCAAAAATATGATGTATGATCTTTAGTTGACATTTTGTGATATATCCTCTAAACTCATAGTATAATAAAGTCCATCgtttaattaatgtttttgaATCCGCATCTAGGAAATGACTTATTGTAATTGTTTTATTTACCTTTAAAAGTGTTAATTCATTTTTACTTATGTACTAAATCTAACAGTATCGTGCAACATCACAACAAAATAGTTTCTCATCATCACAAGTGAGATGAAAATGGGGACCAATCTGATATCATGCATCTTGAATTGGGACGCTGATGGACAGGCTCAGATCTGAATAGTACCAGCCTATGATTGAGCACAAATCTTTACATCTTGGGCTTCGCTTGAATTTACACTTCCCGTTTCCGTTTCCAGGTGAAATTTTGCACTTATCCGGGTTTTTCGTTATCGGAAACGCCTCTCTGATGGAGAGATAAAGAAACGCATTAAAAGCAGtagtaataatactaataatattcatgataacGATAGGTAAtgtttttcatgaaaatttaatcaactgttttcaacagaattcgatataaaaacaaacaagacgAATATTTCATTTATGCACAAACAGTATAACGGAGATTATCAAAGTCGGTTTAATATTTATCAAGTATGGATTATTTGCAtttgtgatgaaatattttcttgttcTTATGTACCCTTCCTTACACTGTAAAGTACTGTAAACAGAGgtagaggtggagagaggttgTATAACATGAACCTGAAATTAAGCCGACGTGATCATATCACAACGCTTTTATGATAAAAGAATATAAATGATTTGATTGACTGCAAACTAACATTTTCTGTTTAATACTGTATTATATGCTTACACTGATTCCAAAAGCATCCATTAGCGTAAGCTTGATCGCTTTTGTGAGTAATTCTCATGCTGCATCTGGTATACTTTAGGCAGGTCAAATACCAGTTCCATACAAATATCAAAAAGGCATAAATGACCAGTGCATACTTGCAATTTCCAATGACGTTTCATACCTAACGCGGATAGCCCATATGTTATTCTGTAAGCAAGTAAACAGTGGCTTACCTATCTGCAATGACAAGTACATTTTTATAGTTTCACTCGCATTTTCCTTAAAGAACAAAACATACTATATTGTGTACTTACGCTTCACAGCAAACAACCTCCAAGTTATCGttacaaaaacagaaaatgcaGTCTTTCGCTGGACCACGGTACTTGACTATTTCTCCAGGAGTATCGCATTTACCTTTAGCTGCGGTCAAAAATTGagattaaaaaattaaatttaagttttctgaaatatttaattCTCTCCTTTGAATACTCTCCATATTTATTTGAGAGAATACCTGCACATATTGCTACGTCTCTCATACTTATtttgtatcaaatattattgcTCTTTATCTTGATGCACGGCTGCATCTGATGGTTATAAACAGACGTCgatttttttctcgaaatgataTTGACCTAACAGCCAAAGAAAAACGCTTGAATTTCTACCGCAAATGAACTTTCATTAGTACATGGATAATAGTGAATCCATTCTCTCGTAAAAGTCCCTTGGAATCATTTTTCAATAGTAGCATAAGCATCAGATAAAAAGCGAAAGCAGATATTTTCAACATAGTTTACtcgaaaaaaacaacaattgcAATAAACTTTGGTGCCTTGCCAAGCTAATCAACTGCATTTGATGAGATTCCAGTACCAGATAGTAAAGAAACTTGAAGGATAGCCAACCGACGCAAACAAAGCTTCAATAAATCTTCAAATTGACACAATGTTGCTTATTGATGTATACAGCATAAGGGGAATACATCTTCcaataaaaatacataaaacagaAAATTTTGATTAATTCTATGTCTTTTCAATCAGCAATCAATCTTAATAATCAATACAAAATGGGAAATTAAGATTAAAACATATTAGAGAGAACATCaatactgaaaataaacaaatatgagATAAAAGTATCAAATCACAAAGAGTAGAACATACAGTGGAAAGATAATTGACGGTTGCAAGAGACTTCTATGAAACTTTAACAAGAAACGTTGTGCAATAGAGGTCCACCGAGAGCaaggaaaaaatgcaaaataaaataaaatggaaaaaaaactgacaaaaaaGGACACTCCACCCCGCTCACACTACTTTGAATCTACATATATACTAAGCTAGGCTTCAGTGAACTGGAAACATAAGACGTTATAACATACATGAAACTCTAGGAATACTAACATAACAAAAGAGTTTTGAACAAGCATTGAAGTGAACGATAGTATGTACAGACTTGTGACGGTCACTCAAAGAGTTCCAGACTATCTTATGAGTTCGGATACAACAAATACAATGCAGGGTGGAATTCAAACGGATTTACAGGAATGCTGAGAGGGTTGCTGCATGAATCTAGTGTTGTGATTGTACtggtaataatgataacaaataaaaaagagagattGA is part of the Apostichopus japonicus isolate 1M-3 chromosome 22, ASM3797524v1, whole genome shotgun sequence genome and encodes:
- the LOC139964014 gene encoding uncharacterized protein codes for the protein MMLLLIFVFVICTGRSSSEEEQYHANFVEVAEEDYLPVVRVDKQDPPSNGVCYIDSKGKCDTPGEIVKYRGPAKDCIFCFCNDNLEVVCCEAEAFPITKNPDKCKISPGNGNGKCKFKRSPRCKDLCSIIGWYYSDLSLSISVPIQDA
- the LOC139964008 gene encoding uncharacterized protein; the protein is MKLFVAKVVVVFAMIFGFTLSEYSVNETKQQTATGKDPANAIAGHSSETSAEAPYDDFGMVLPELSQKVPVEERDPNDKPDNGVCFNDGTLVCSIPGAILDYVGAPGCIFCFCNDNHGVTCCREKPYPHVEDPSLCKLFLDPESCEYQRSKKCKSFCKILGWYFSDISHLLSVPLAMP